A single window of Leclercia adecarboxylata DNA harbors:
- a CDS encoding (d)CMP kinase, which yields MKINIVGTSGSGKSTLARRIASELALPCIEMDTLYWRPDWQGTPDEVMFAKLETALSATPGWVLDGNYNRTRPIKWRNVDLVVWVDYGLARTLRQAVTRAVKRAWTQQELWPGTGNRESFRRSFFSRESILLWTIKTWRSNRVRYEADMQNPAFAHIRFVRITSRQQANALIAGLRSSR from the coding sequence ATGAAAATCAATATTGTTGGCACCAGCGGCAGCGGCAAGAGCACGCTGGCCCGCAGGATCGCTAGTGAACTGGCACTGCCCTGTATCGAAATGGACACTCTGTACTGGCGTCCTGACTGGCAGGGCACCCCGGACGAGGTCATGTTCGCAAAGCTGGAGACGGCGCTCAGCGCCACGCCAGGCTGGGTGCTGGACGGCAACTACAACCGCACCCGCCCGATAAAATGGCGCAACGTCGATCTAGTGGTATGGGTCGATTACGGCCTGGCCCGCACCCTGCGTCAGGCCGTTACCCGGGCGGTAAAACGCGCCTGGACGCAGCAGGAGCTGTGGCCCGGCACCGGCAACCGGGAGAGTTTTCGTCGCTCCTTCTTTAGCCGGGAATCGATCCTGCTGTGGACAATCAAAACCTGGCGCAGCAACCGGGTGCGCTACGAGGCCGACATGCAAAACCCGGCTTTTGCCCATATCCGCTTCGTGCGCATCACCTCCCGCCAGCAGGCCAACGCCCTGATCGCCGGGCTCCGTTCATCGCGA